The genomic interval ACGTCGGCCCCGAGCTCGCCGGGCGGGGTCAGCAGGGTCAGGGCGAGCAGGTCGGTCGCGACGACGCTGCGGCCCTTCAGCTCGCGGACGCGGGCCAGCAGCGGCGCCGGGTCCCAGACCAGGCCGGAGGCCGAGGGGTACTGCACGAGCACGCCGAAGGCGCCGTCGGCGAGCGCGGCCTCGGCGGAGGCCGGGTCCTTGAGGTCGGCGACCACGAGGTCGATGCCGACCGCCTCGGCGCGGCCGCGGACCACGGCGAGGGTCGCGGCGAACACGTCGCGGTCCACGACGAAGCGGGGGTTCTTCGCGCGGGTGGCGCGCCGCGCCAGGAGCATGCCCTCGGCGGCCGCGGTCGCCTCGTCGAGCATCGAGGAGTTGGCGATGTCCAGGCCCGTGAGCTCGGAGACCATCGTCTGGTAGGTCAGCAGCGCCTCGAGGCGGCCCTGGGAGATCTCGGGCTGGTAGGGCGTGTAGGCCGTGTACCAGGCGGGGTTCTCGAGGATGTTGCGCTGGATCACGGCGGGGGTGAGGGTGCCGTAGTAGCCCTCGCCGAGCAGGGAGGTGCGCACCGTGTTGTCGCGCGCGCGGGCCCGCAGCTCGTCGAGCACCTGCTGCTCGGTCGCGCCGTCGCCGAGCGCGTCGTCGGTGCGGGGGTCCAGGAGGATCGTGCCGGGGACCGCGGCGTGCAGGAGGGCGTCGAGGCTGTCGTACCCGAGGGCGGCGAGCATGGCCTCCTGGGCAGGGGCGTCGGTGCCGACGTGCCGGCGGACGAACGCGTCGTGATCGGTGAGGGCCATCGGGTGGTGCGTCTCCCTCACTCGCCGGTGAGCTCGGCGTAGGCCGCGGCGTCGAGCAGATCCTCGGGAAGAGCCGCGTAGCGCACCCGCACGAGCCATCCCTCCTCGTACGGCGAGGCGTTGACCTTCTCGGGCGCGTCGACCACGTCCTGGTTGACCTCGACGACCGTGCCGTCGATCGGGCTGAACAGCTCGGACACGGACTTGGTCGACTCGATCTCGCCCATCTCGGTGCCCGCGGAGACCTCCGCGCCCACCTCCGGCAGGTCGACGTAGACGACGTCGCCGAGCTGGCCCGCGGCGAAGGCGGTCACGCCGACGGTCGCGAGGTCGTCGGAGTCGACCCGGACCCATTCGTGGTCCGTCGAATACTGGAGGTCGTCGGTGGCTGCCATGGTGATGTCCTCTCGGAGGCGCGCCCGGGGCGCGCGGGGGTGATGGGGCGGGGCGGGGCGCTCAGGGGCGCGTGTAGAACGGGAGCTCGACGACCGTGACCGGCAGGTCCCTGCCGCGCACGTCGGCGACGAGCGCGGTCCCGACCGCGGAGGCGGCGGGGTCGACGAAGGCCATCGCGACGGGGTGGCCGAGCGTGGGCGACAGCGCGCC from Brachybacterium huguangmaarense carries:
- the gcvH gene encoding glycine cleavage system protein GcvH; this encodes MAATDDLQYSTDHEWVRVDSDDLATVGVTAFAAGQLGDVVYVDLPEVGAEVSAGTEMGEIESTKSVSELFSPIDGTVVEVNQDVVDAPEKVNASPYEEGWLVRVRYAALPEDLLDAAAYAELTGE